One Neovison vison isolate M4711 chromosome 2, ASM_NN_V1, whole genome shotgun sequence genomic window carries:
- the TSHB gene encoding thyrotropin subunit beta yields the protein MTAIYLMSMLFGLACGQVMSFCFPTEYTMHVERKECAYCLTINTTICAGYCMTRDINGKLFLPKYALSQDVCTYRDFMYKTVEIPGCPRHVTPYFSYPVAVSCKCGKCNTDYSDCIHEAIKTNYCTKPQKSYVVGFSI from the exons aTGACTGCTATCTACCTGATGTCCATGCTTTTTGGCCTTGCATGTGGGCAAGTGatgtctttttgttttccaacTGAGTATACGATGCATGTCGAAAGGAAAGAGTGTGCTTATTGCCTAACCATCAACACTACCATCTGTGCTGGATATTGTATGACACGG GATATCAATGGCAAACTCTTTCTTCCCAAATATGCTCTGTCCCAGGATGTTTGTACATATAGAGACTTCATGTACAAGACTGTAGAAATACCAGGATGCCCACGCCATGTCACTCCCTATTTCTCCTACCCCGTAGCTGTAAGCTGTAAGTGTGGCAAGTGTAATACTGACTACAGTGACTGTATACATGAGGCCATCAAGACAAACTATTGTACCAAACCTCAGAAGTCCTATGTGGTGGGATTTTCTATCTAA